The Chitinophaga sp. H8 genome contains a region encoding:
- a CDS encoding GPW/gp25 family protein, which yields MNEENDFLGRGWAFPPAFIKATDEWGSVKESYVQMVAAKEDIEQSLEILLSTSFGERVMQPQFGCNLSDYQFESMSNTLIGFIKDTVENAILYYEPRIEMEDISVSQADFWDAIQGFLRIEISYRILTTNSRSNFVYDFYLKDMQPNEAKTGSSTL from the coding sequence ATGAATGAGGAAAATGATTTTTTAGGTAGAGGATGGGCTTTCCCTCCGGCTTTTATAAAGGCCACGGATGAATGGGGAAGCGTAAAGGAAAGTTATGTGCAAATGGTAGCCGCCAAAGAAGATATAGAACAAAGTCTGGAAATACTGTTGTCTACCAGCTTTGGCGAAAGGGTGATGCAACCACAGTTTGGCTGTAACCTGTCGGACTATCAGTTTGAATCCATGAGCAACACCCTTATCGGATTTATAAAAGACACGGTAGAAAACGCCATTCTGTATTATGAGCCCCGTATTGAAATGGAGGACATTTCAGTATCCCAGGCAGACTTCTGGGATGCCATACAGGGATTTCTGAGGATTGAGATCAGTTACCGCATATTAACGACTAATTCAAGATCCAATTTTGTATATGATTTCTATCTGAAAGATATGCAACCTAACGAAGCTAAAACAGGTTCCAGCACATTATGA
- a CDS encoding PAAR domain-containing protein has translation MPPAARLTDMHVCPMFTGPVPHVGGPVTGPGVPTVLIGGMPAAVVGDMLVCTGPPDVIVQGSATVLIGGKPAARMGDLTAHGGTIMIGQPTVMIGG, from the coding sequence ATGCCTCCAGCAGCCAGACTAACAGATATGCATGTGTGCCCGATGTTTACCGGACCGGTTCCTCATGTAGGAGGACCCGTAACGGGCCCAGGAGTGCCCACCGTACTGATTGGAGGTATGCCCGCAGCAGTAGTGGGAGATATGCTGGTTTGCACAGGCCCTCCCGATGTCATCGTTCAGGGATCTGCGACGGTGCTGATAGGAGGTAAGCCTGCTGCACGCATGGGAGATCTGACTGCGCATGGCGGTACGATTATGATAGGGCAACCTACTGTGATGATTGGAGGATAA
- the vgrG gene encoding type VI secretion system tip protein VgrG, with translation MAGENTQERVIPVPGSLDYTEVEIYVNGSRVKESAYTLQSVTINREVNKVPTARILIMDGDAAAEKFAVSESADFIPGNKIQLKISQGGKAQSLFEGLIVKHAIRASENGGACLLLDCRDACVKLTLGRKNKYFENVKDSDAISTVLQAAGVSGNVKATDVTHKELVQYYCTDWDFILSRAEVNSRLVLVNDGKVDVIAPELAASPVLTLIYGATIEEMEMEMDARTQWQQVNAAAWDYAGQALASSDAQGDPFKAPGNLSGSELAKAVSPADFQLRHSGLLSTAELKAWADACLLKSRMSQVRGRVKIKGSPLVKPGDTIALKGMGNRFNGLVFITGVRHEHGDGVWVTQLQIGLSPGWFHQQEDIVETPAAGLLPAVQGLQIGVVVQLENDPDGEHRILVKLPLVDNQAKGTWARTASLDAGNNRGFFFRPEIGDEVIVGFVNEDPRFAVVLGMLHSSNKVAPLTAQDTNHIKGLVTRSQMKVMYDDENKVMQLETPAGNKIALSEQDQTVNITDQHGNSIKMESGGITIKSIADITLEAAGKMTLKATGDFSATGATMKLSSQATMEMNAQATAKLSASAMLELKGGIIKIN, from the coding sequence ATGGCTGGAGAAAATACACAAGAAAGAGTGATACCTGTACCAGGCTCCCTGGACTATACAGAAGTAGAGATCTATGTTAATGGCTCCCGTGTAAAAGAATCGGCTTATACACTTCAATCTGTTACCATTAACCGGGAGGTGAATAAGGTACCCACTGCAAGAATCCTGATTATGGACGGAGATGCAGCTGCAGAAAAATTTGCAGTGAGCGAATCTGCTGATTTTATACCTGGTAATAAGATCCAGTTAAAGATCAGCCAGGGAGGGAAGGCACAATCATTATTTGAAGGACTGATTGTAAAGCATGCCATTCGCGCAAGTGAAAACGGAGGGGCCTGTTTACTACTGGATTGCAGAGACGCTTGTGTAAAGCTCACACTAGGGCGGAAAAACAAATACTTTGAAAATGTAAAGGATAGCGATGCGATCAGTACCGTATTACAGGCTGCCGGTGTATCCGGCAATGTGAAGGCTACGGATGTAACACATAAGGAACTCGTGCAGTATTACTGTACGGATTGGGATTTTATACTCAGTCGGGCGGAAGTGAATAGCCGGCTGGTACTCGTTAATGACGGCAAGGTGGATGTGATTGCGCCGGAACTGGCGGCTTCTCCTGTGCTTACTTTAATCTATGGCGCTACCATTGAAGAAATGGAGATGGAAATGGATGCCCGTACCCAATGGCAACAGGTAAATGCTGCTGCCTGGGATTATGCCGGACAGGCCCTGGCGTCATCAGATGCGCAAGGTGATCCGTTTAAGGCACCAGGTAATCTGTCTGGAAGTGAATTGGCCAAAGCAGTATCACCTGCTGATTTTCAACTCCGGCATAGTGGGTTATTAAGTACTGCAGAACTAAAAGCCTGGGCAGATGCCTGTCTGCTTAAAAGCCGTATGTCGCAGGTAAGAGGCCGGGTAAAGATAAAGGGTAGCCCCCTGGTAAAACCGGGTGATACCATTGCGCTAAAAGGTATGGGCAACCGGTTTAATGGACTGGTATTTATTACAGGAGTCCGGCATGAGCATGGTGATGGAGTATGGGTTACCCAGTTGCAGATAGGACTATCGCCTGGGTGGTTTCATCAGCAGGAAGATATTGTAGAAACACCGGCAGCAGGATTATTACCAGCTGTACAGGGATTACAGATAGGGGTAGTTGTGCAGCTGGAAAATGATCCGGATGGAGAACATCGTATACTGGTAAAGCTCCCTTTGGTAGATAATCAGGCTAAAGGTACCTGGGCCAGAACGGCGTCGCTGGATGCCGGCAATAACCGGGGATTTTTCTTCCGGCCTGAAATAGGAGACGAAGTAATTGTAGGCTTTGTCAATGAAGATCCCCGCTTTGCTGTGGTACTTGGTATGTTACATAGCAGTAATAAAGTGGCTCCCTTAACAGCACAGGATACGAATCATATTAAAGGGTTGGTTACCCGCAGCCAGATGAAAGTGATGTATGATGATGAAAATAAAGTGATGCAACTGGAAACCCCGGCTGGTAATAAAATAGCTTTAAGCGAGCAGGACCAGACTGTTAATATCACTGACCAGCATGGTAACAGTATCAAGATGGAATCAGGAGGGATTACCATTAAAAGTATTGCAGATATCACCCTGGAAGCTGCGGGGAAGATGACGCTGAAAGCTACTGGTGATTTTAGTGCAACAGGGGCTACGATGAAACTCAGTTCTCAGGCCACTATGGAAATGAATGCCCAGGCTACCGCCAAACTGAGTGCTTCGGCCATGTTGGAGCTCAAGGGTGGAATAATCAAAATAAACTGA
- a CDS encoding CIS tube protein — translation MPSEKANVEKIVIKGFLDKKQQDEMGISFTIPVNPESYARTYKIENESGATAGNQGGAPKYKGTAPEQLKLDFTLDNTGTIEGNILNGTPVPKQIDQLVKVVYNMQGESHRPGILKIVWGSFFVFDCVLASLEINYVLFNPQGTPLRAKISATFTQYIAPEKRVEKEKKKSPDLTRVIKITNGDSLPLLTYRSYGDATHYMKVAKANNLVSFRPLRAGDELVFPPIRQVSENQTVKT, via the coding sequence ATGCCTAGCGAAAAAGCCAATGTAGAAAAGATCGTCATTAAAGGCTTCCTGGATAAAAAACAACAGGACGAAATGGGGATCAGCTTTACCATTCCTGTAAACCCGGAATCCTATGCACGGACCTATAAAATAGAAAATGAAAGCGGCGCTACTGCCGGTAATCAGGGTGGTGCACCTAAATACAAAGGAACCGCACCGGAACAACTAAAACTGGACTTTACACTGGATAATACGGGCACTATTGAAGGGAATATTCTAAATGGTACACCAGTGCCCAAACAAATTGACCAGCTAGTGAAAGTGGTGTACAATATGCAGGGAGAATCCCACCGGCCGGGTATACTAAAGATTGTGTGGGGCAGCTTTTTTGTGTTTGACTGTGTATTGGCTTCCCTGGAAATAAATTATGTATTGTTTAATCCCCAGGGGACCCCACTGAGAGCTAAAATAAGTGCCACTTTTACCCAATATATCGCGCCGGAAAAAAGGGTGGAAAAGGAGAAGAAAAAATCTCCTGATCTTACCAGGGTTATTAAAATCACCAATGGAGACAGCTTACCATTACTCACGTATAGGAGTTATGGTGATGCTACGCATTATATGAAAGTGGCTAAAGCCAATAACCTGGTGAGTTTCAGACCGCTTCGTGCCGGAGATGAGCTGGTATTTCCACCAATAAGGCAAGTATCTGAGAACCAAACAGTAAAAACATAA
- a CDS encoding DUF5908 family protein, which produces MPVEIRELVIKAVVENEMGKEGKGAAGQQEAPKEAIIQICVERVLEILKVQKER; this is translated from the coding sequence ATGCCGGTGGAGATCAGAGAACTCGTTATTAAAGCTGTGGTGGAAAATGAAATGGGAAAAGAAGGGAAAGGAGCTGCCGGGCAACAGGAAGCTCCTAAGGAAGCGATCATCCAGATCTGTGTGGAACGGGTGCTGGAAATATTAAAAGTGCAAAAAGAAAGATAA
- a CDS encoding phage tail protein codes for MESKLYPPVGFHFDVTFGFRSKVANDMYFQSVSGLNYSLQTDTLKEGGENRFEHVIPVRNKCSDLVLRRGIFKSGDTQITEWCLQAFNNFEFSPVDIVINLLNEQHKPLMTWNVHHAWPKSWKVADLNADKGEILIETFELNYNYFTFK; via the coding sequence ATGGAAAGTAAACTGTATCCTCCGGTAGGGTTTCACTTTGATGTGACTTTTGGATTCAGGAGCAAAGTAGCGAATGACATGTACTTCCAATCAGTGTCCGGGTTGAATTACAGCTTACAAACGGATACGCTGAAAGAAGGTGGTGAAAACCGTTTTGAACATGTGATCCCTGTAAGGAACAAATGTTCTGATCTGGTACTGCGACGGGGGATTTTTAAATCAGGCGACACCCAGATTACAGAGTGGTGCTTACAGGCATTTAACAATTTTGAATTTTCGCCGGTAGATATTGTCATTAATCTGCTGAATGAACAACATAAACCATTAATGACCTGGAATGTACATCATGCCTGGCCCAAAAGCTGGAAAGTAGCTGATCTTAATGCAGACAAAGGCGAAATACTGATTGAAACATTTGAGCTGAACTATAATTATTTCACGTTTAAATAA
- a CDS encoding phage tail protein, translating into MANYPLPKFHFQVQWGGANIGFTEVTGLTVETEAIEYRHGASPEYHKTKQPGLQKYSNITLKRGTFKSDNEYFEWWKETKFFQEQNGKYRRDITISLLDETHAPIIVWKIKNAWPIKVQAADLKADANEIAIETVELVHEGLEVEHR; encoded by the coding sequence ATGGCAAATTATCCATTACCAAAATTTCATTTCCAGGTACAATGGGGTGGGGCTAATATCGGATTCACGGAAGTGACCGGTCTTACTGTAGAAACCGAAGCGATAGAATACCGTCATGGTGCCAGCCCTGAATATCATAAAACCAAACAACCCGGGCTACAGAAATACAGCAATATCACGCTTAAAAGAGGCACTTTTAAATCAGACAACGAATATTTTGAATGGTGGAAAGAAACCAAGTTTTTCCAGGAGCAAAATGGAAAATACCGCAGGGATATTACCATCAGCCTGCTGGATGAAACCCACGCACCTATTATTGTTTGGAAAATAAAAAATGCATGGCCCATAAAAGTACAGGCAGCAGATCTGAAAGCCGATGCCAATGAAATTGCTATTGAAACTGTAGAACTGGTACATGAAGGGCTTGAGGTCGAACATCGCTAG
- a CDS encoding phage tail sheath family protein, whose product MAKPYKTPGVYVEEISKFPPSITEVQTAIPAFIGFTEKAKKDGEDMTLKPVRISSLMEYVDVFGEAQPEENLVVNIETTPKGVRYNVDFDWTDGKGPSRHILYYAMQQFFENGGGPCYIISVGGFTAIGTVISDATPFLNGLEELKKLDEPTLIIVPEGQGMDKDTYFTITGNALDQCVDLMDRFVIMDMHKDARTLKTAGDILALAQEFRNSLNKDAAFRRYGAVYFPNIRSTFNYYRTDSAIKIIVDNTDKTFDELNSLQKANVKLAVDSFSIYLPPSASIAGVYCRVDNMRGVWKAPANESLSAVSGITCDINDKIQETLNVDEDAGISINAIRFFPGRGIKVWGARTMDGNSNEWRYISVRRYFNMVEESTKKATEQFVFEPNDANTWVKTKAMIENFLINQWRAGALAGVKPEHAFYVKVGLNETMTAFDILEGRMIVEIGLAVVRPAEFIILKFSHKMQES is encoded by the coding sequence ATGGCAAAACCATACAAGACACCTGGTGTGTATGTAGAAGAGATCTCTAAATTCCCCCCTTCGATCACAGAGGTGCAAACAGCAATTCCTGCCTTTATTGGTTTTACAGAAAAAGCTAAAAAGGATGGAGAAGATATGACGTTAAAACCGGTACGTATCAGTTCCCTGATGGAATATGTAGACGTTTTCGGTGAGGCACAACCGGAAGAAAATCTGGTCGTCAACATTGAAACCACTCCTAAAGGTGTCCGGTATAATGTAGATTTTGACTGGACAGACGGGAAAGGGCCTTCCAGGCATATCCTGTATTATGCTATGCAACAGTTTTTTGAAAATGGGGGTGGACCTTGTTACATTATTTCTGTTGGCGGATTTACTGCAATAGGTACGGTGATCTCAGATGCTACACCGTTTTTAAACGGACTGGAAGAGCTGAAAAAGCTGGATGAGCCAACGCTGATCATTGTGCCTGAAGGGCAGGGTATGGATAAGGATACCTACTTTACCATAACAGGGAATGCGCTTGACCAGTGTGTGGACCTGATGGATCGTTTTGTGATTATGGATATGCATAAAGATGCCCGTACTTTAAAAACTGCCGGAGATATTTTGGCACTTGCGCAGGAATTCCGTAATTCCCTGAATAAAGATGCTGCTTTTCGTAGATATGGGGCGGTATATTTCCCCAATATCCGGTCTACTTTTAATTACTACCGGACAGATAGTGCCATAAAAATAATAGTAGATAATACAGATAAGACTTTTGACGAGTTAAACAGCCTGCAGAAAGCAAATGTGAAGCTCGCGGTAGATAGTTTTTCCATTTATCTGCCTCCCAGCGCATCTATAGCAGGTGTTTACTGCCGGGTAGATAATATGAGAGGGGTATGGAAAGCTCCGGCTAATGAATCATTAAGTGCAGTATCAGGTATTACCTGTGATATCAATGATAAAATACAGGAAACCCTGAATGTGGATGAAGACGCCGGGATCTCTATCAATGCAATTCGCTTTTTTCCAGGTAGAGGGATTAAGGTATGGGGCGCCCGCACTATGGACGGCAACAGTAATGAATGGCGGTATATATCCGTACGCAGGTACTTCAATATGGTAGAAGAATCTACTAAAAAAGCTACGGAGCAATTTGTGTTTGAGCCAAACGATGCCAATACCTGGGTGAAAACCAAGGCCATGATAGAAAATTTCCTGATCAATCAATGGCGTGCTGGCGCACTGGCAGGTGTAAAACCTGAACATGCTTTTTATGTAAAAGTGGGATTGAATGAAACCATGACAGCATTTGATATTCTGGAAGGCAGAATGATTGTTGAAATTGGGTTGGCAGTAGTTAGACCTGCAGAATTCATTATCCTGAAATTCAGCCACAAAATGCAGGAATCCTAG